TTTCATTGGCCTTGATGACCGGGCACAGCCGGTTGACCCATTTTTTATAATCGGTGATCCGGATGCCGTCGATGTCGAACACAGAGGCGTCAAGCCCGGATTTTTCGTGAATTTCCTTTTCCAGCGCCACCCATTTTTCAAGGGGCCATATATCGGTCAGTTTCATGGAGATGAAGGGTCCTTTCTTTGGATTCAAACAGGTGTGAAAACGTCCGGATTCACCATATGCGCCGGTTTTTTCCCGCTGAAAAATTCCAGGGCCTGGTCCGCCGCCCCCATGCTCATGTTGTTCATGGCCTCATGGGTGAAGGCCGCCGTGTGCGGGGTGAGGACCACGTTGTCCAGCTTGAGGAGGGGCGAGGAAACCGGCGGCTCCTCATCGAACACATCAATTCCGGCCCCGGCGATGGTTTTGTTTTCCAGGGCCGCGAACAGATCGGCCTCGTTGACGATTCCCCCCCGGGCCGCGTTGATGAGAAAGGCCGAGGCCTTCATCGTCTCAAACGCCTTTTGGTCGATGATCCCTTTGTTCTCCGGGGTCAGGGGCGAATGGATGCTTAAGATGTCGGATATTTTCAAAAGCTCCTCCAGCTCCACGCGCCGGATGTCGTTTTCACGGGCGAATTCCTCGGGCCAGAAGGGATCACAGGCCGCGATTTCCATTTGGAATCCTTTGGCCCGAAGGGCCACGCTCCGGCCGATGGCCCCAAGGCCCATGAGCCCCAGGGTTTTTTTCCAGATTTCCACCCCCATGATTTTCGTGTGCTCCCAGCGTTTTTCGCGAAGGCCCGAGTCGCAGGGAATGATTTTCCGGGCCACGCTCAGCATCAGGGCGAAGGTGTGGTCCGCCACCGCGTCTTTGTTGGCGCCCGGGGTGTTGAACACCGCCACCTTATGGCGGGTGGCGGCCTCGACGTCCACCGTGTCCAGCCCCACACCGAATTTGGAGACGGCCTTTAAATTCGGGGCCGTGTTTAAAAACGCCTCGTCCACCACCAGATCGTTTCCGCATAAAACGGCGTGGGCGTTTCCCGCCGCCTCCATGAAGGCCGGGTCGCCCACGCCCGAGCCACGCATGTCCGTGATGATCAGGTCCGATTTTTCAAGCTTTTCCATGGCCGAGCGGTCAAACACGCAAAAAGGTCTGGCTTCCAGAAGTAAATGAAACGGTTTCATCTTTTTTTTCTCCTTTTTTACGACGCTGTCCCGTGATTTTTTACGAGTTTATCCTTTTTCCAGGACATATGTTTTCAACCGCCCAAAAACCCCGGCGCCTTCAAAAGCGGGGCTTGCCATTCCGGAGGCGGTCTTTTTCAGCGCGCGGCGCCCTTCCCGGTCCCGGGCGCCGATTGTTTCCTCCATGAGCCCCAGCGCGCCTTGAATTTTGTCGTAAAGGACGATGGGTCCGCAGATCGCCTCGCCGTCCGGGCCCTGGCCCACGGCGCCCAGGGCCTTTGAGCCGGGCGTTTCAAAGGGTTTGGGCAAAGGCCCGTATCCCAGGATTTCGGCGAAAATCACAAGGCTTTCCTCCCATTGCGGGACGATGGAAAGCTCAAAGGCGACGCGGCCGTCCTCGGCCAGGGCCTCGATGTCGGATGCCTGAAACGACAGATCCAGGTCCGCCAGACATTTTTCCCGGACGGTTTCAAGGGACACGTCCCTTTTGCTGACAAGCACATCGCCGTCGTTGAGTATTTTAATGATCTTCAGGATGTGGACCATCTCTTTGATCAGCGGGTTTTTCCTCATGGCCGCGTCTTCGGGAAAGGTCCGGTAGATGGCCAGCTCGTTGTCCAGAGCCAGGATCAGGGGCCTGCCCGTTTCAGGGTCCGGGGACTTTTCAAGGAAATACAGATCCAGGCCCCGCTTGGTTTCCATTGGAAATTCCCTCATTTCCAGAAGAAGGCGCATGCTTTCCAGGTCCGTGGACGCGCCGCTTCCCGGGGGGCCGATGGAGGACAGGACCGCCTCGGCCAGGCGTTTGATTTGGATTTTTTTTAATATGTTTTCTTTAAAAGACATGTTCGCGCCAGTCCTTAATAAAAGGCGTCGTAAAAGTTCGATATACAAGGCGCGGCTTTTTTTTGAGAGAGAGGCCATACAAACAGTATGCCGAACGAACAAAAAAGAGCCGGAACGCGGTAGATCGGACTTTTTACGACGGCGTCATTTCTTCTGATCTTCCAGCATCTTTTTGAGCCCCTTGAGAGTCCCCTTCCATCCCGATTCCCCGGCCATGATGGAGACGATGGCGTCGTCTTCCACGCTGACCTCCAGAATGATCTCCTCGTCGCCCACTGTGAACACGGCCTCGCCCCATCTCTGGGCCGGGAAGCCCGTGGCCTCGCAGTCATAATCGGTTCTCATCTCGCCGGTCATTCGGATTTCGTCCATGGTCTGTCTCCTTAGGGTTCACCCAAAAATCAGTTTGCAATTTTGGGAGTTAAGTCGCCTGCCTGACAAGGCGTGAAAACTTGAGGCATATCGGGATATGCCGAGTTTTCATAACGCGGTCAGGCAGGATGAATGGGCTTCCAAAATGTAAAGTTATTTTTGAGTGAGCCCTTACTCCTGTAAATGTTTGGCCACATGCCCCAGCTCCGGGAAAATAATGTGCTTGCAGGCCAGCTTGCAGGCCTTGATGCTGCCGGGCATGCAGAAGATGACGGCGTTTTTCCAGATCCCGGCCGCGGCCCTGGATAAAATCGCGGCGGAGTCGATCCGCTCATAGCTCAGCTGGGCGAAGATGGCGGCAAACGCCGTCATTTCCTTTTCAAAAACCGGGCGCAGGGCCTCGATGGTGACGTCTTTGGGGCTGACGCCGGTGCCCCCGGACACCAGCAGGGCGTGGGGGCGGTAGTTTTCAATGATGGACGCCGCCTCGTTCCGGATCACGTCGGCGTCGTCCGGCGCCACGTCGTGAAACACCACCCGAAAGCCGTTTCGGGCGGCCTGGCCGGCCATCCATTTTCCGCTTTTGTCCTCGGCCAGGCCCCGGGTGGTGGACACGGTCAATATGGCCACCCTTAACTCCCGGGGCGCCTTTTTTTTATGCGCGGTCACGCTCGCCGTCATGGGGCGCCCTCCTCCCTGCGGATGTCGATCCGGTCCATTCCGTCATGCTCCGAAAGACGCACATCCACCGTCTCCTCCGGTTTGGTCCGGATGGTTTTGCCCGTGTAATCGGGGTGAATGGGAAGCTCCCTGAACCCCCGATCCACCATGACCGCCGCCTCGATTCGGTCCGGCCGGCCGAAATCGATCAGGGCGTTCATGGCGGCCCGGATGGTCCGGCCGGTGAAGATCACATCGTCCACCAGGATGGCCCGCATGGCGTCCACCGAAAAGTCGATCCGGGTTTCCCGGACCACGGGATGGAGGCTGATGCGGGTCCAGTCGTCCCGGTACAGGGTGATGTCGATGGAGCCCGCGGGCGGGGCGGCGCCCTTGATGGCCTGGATTTGTTTCTGGATTCGTCTGGCTAAGTAAACGCCCCGGGTCTGGATGCCGATGAGCGCCATGTCGCCGGCGTTTCCGCGCGCGACCAGTATGTCATGGGCCATCTTTGAAACGATTTTTTCCATATCCGCCTGGTCGCAAATGGTCTGGATTATGCCCTGGTCCGACACCTTGGTTTCCCTCCCTGGTTTTCCCGCCCGGCTGATGGGGGGCTTTTGAAATTGTCTTGATTTTGTTTATCATTTTTCATATGATTAGACAATATGATATTTTATTTTTTCAAGATGAAAACCGGCCGCCGGACATGAGCCGTTCCCCTTTCTCAGGCGTGATCCTGGCCGGGGGGATGAACACGC
The DNA window shown above is from Candidatus Desulfarcum epimagneticum and carries:
- the moaB gene encoding Molybdenum cofactor biosynthesis protein B; the protein is MTASVTAHKKKAPRELRVAILTVSTTRGLAEDKSGKWMAGQAARNGFRVVFHDVAPDDADVIRNEAASIIENYRPHALLVSGGTGVSPKDVTIEALRPVFEKEMTAFAAIFAQLSYERIDSAAILSRAAAGIWKNAVIFCMPGSIKACKLACKHIIFPELGHVAKHLQE
- a CDS encoding conserved hypothetical protein (Evidence 4 : Unknown function but conserved in other organisms); translation: MSFKENILKKIQIKRLAEAVLSSIGPPGSGASTDLESMRLLLEMREFPMETKRGLDLYFLEKSPDPETGRPLILALDNELAIYRTFPEDAAMRKNPLIKEMVHILKIIKILNDGDVLVSKRDVSLETVREKCLADLDLSFQASDIEALAEDGRVAFELSIVPQWEESLVIFAEILGYGPLPKPFETPGSKALGAVGQGPDGEAICGPIVLYDKIQGALGLMEETIGARDREGRRALKKTASGMASPAFEGAGVFGRLKTYVLEKG
- a CDS encoding conserved hypothetical protein (Evidence 4 : Unknown function but conserved in other organisms) is translated as MKPFHLLLEARPFCVFDRSAMEKLEKSDLIITDMRGSGVGDPAFMEAAGNAHAVLCGNDLVVDEAFLNTAPNLKAVSKFGVGLDTVDVEAATRHKVAVFNTPGANKDAVADHTFALMLSVARKIIPCDSGLREKRWEHTKIMGVEIWKKTLGLMGLGAIGRSVALRAKGFQMEIAACDPFWPEEFARENDIRRVELEELLKISDILSIHSPLTPENKGIIDQKAFETMKASAFLINAARGGIVNEADLFAALENKTIAGAGIDVFDEEPPVSSPLLKLDNVVLTPHTAAFTHEAMNNMSMGAADQALEFFSGKKPAHMVNPDVFTPV
- a CDS encoding conserved hypothetical protein (Evidence 4 : Unknown function but conserved in other organisms) codes for the protein MDEIRMTGEMRTDYDCEATGFPAQRWGEAVFTVGDEEIILEVSVEDDAIVSIMAGESGWKGTLKGLKKMLEDQKK
- the pyrR gene encoding Pyrimidine operon regulatory protein / Uracil phosphoribosyltransferase, encoding MSDQGIIQTICDQADMEKIVSKMAHDILVARGNAGDMALIGIQTRGVYLARRIQKQIQAIKGAAPPAGSIDITLYRDDWTRISLHPVVRETRIDFSVDAMRAILVDDVIFTGRTIRAAMNALIDFGRPDRIEAAVMVDRGFRELPIHPDYTGKTIRTKPEETVDVRLSEHDGMDRIDIRREEGAP